In Pseudomonadota bacterium, the genomic stretch ATCTCGCGCCACACGTCCCAGGTGTCGAAAGGCGTGTGCGATTTGAACGACAGCAGGGTGGAAATCGAGCGGCTGTGGGCTTGCACGAACATGCGCCCGCCGGCCACGCATACGTCATTGGCGAGCTGGTAATAGTCGGGCCACACGTCGGGCGCGATGCGAATGCTCGGCATGCCGAAAGTAATCGGCACGCCCGACTCGACGGCGAGCGTGGTCAGGCGTTCGAAATAATCCTTCTTGCGCCGCTCGCTGCGTCCGGGCGCTTCGCCGGCCAGTTCGAAGATGCCGGCGCCGGTCTCGCCCATGGCGTTGACGATGGCGCGCACTTCCGACCAGTCGGCGATGCGGCTCGCCACCGGTCGATCGTCGGCGGTCTGGTGGTTGTAGGTGCGCGAGGTGGAAAAACCGATGGCGCCGGCGCGCACCGCGTCCTGCACTTCGAACTGCATGCGCTTCAGTTCATCGGGCGTCGCCTGCTCGCTGAACGCGCGCTCGCCCATCACGTAGGTGCGCAGCGCCGAGTGGCCGATGTAGCCGCCGTAGTTGATGCCCTTGGGCAGGCCGTCCAGCACGTCGAGATATTCACGGAAGGTTTCCCAGCGCCAGTCGATACCGGCGCGCATCGCGTCGCGCGACAGGTCTTCGGCGCGTTCGAGATTGCGGAACACCATGTCAGCGTCTTTCGCCGCGCAGGGCGCGAGCGTGAAACCACAATTGCCCATGATGACGGTGGTGACGCCGTGGTAGCAGGAGCAGGAACCGAGCGGATCCCAGAAGATCTGCGCGTCCATGTGGGTGTGGCCATCGACGAAGCCCGGCGACACCACCTGGCCGGCGGCATCGATGCTGCGCTGCGCGCGTTCCTTGATGCGTCCGATCTTGACTATCTTGCCGTTCTTCACTCCCACGTCAGCCGGAAAGCGCGGGCCACCGGAACCGTCCACCACGAAGCCGTTCTTGATCACGAGGTCGTACATCGTCGTCACTCACTGTGGGAGAAGCGTAAAGGAGATTAGCACACCGTCCGCGGCGCACCCGCCAACCCTTTAGTGGGTATCGTCACCCCATCGCGCGGGTTCGCGCCAAAGCGCGACCGCGCGCCTACAATAACCTCACCCCATCGCAGGAGATCGTGCGCATGCCGGCCTACACCATCATCGACGTCGACACCCACGTCACCGAGTCGGCGGACCTGTGGACCAGCCGCGTGCCGGCACGCATGCGCGACGCGGTGCCGCGACTGGCCAAAGACAAACGCGGACGACATATGTGGTTTTTGAACGGCAAGCCCATTGCCAAGCTGGGCCTGTCGGCCACCGCCGGCGCCGGCGACATGAAGGAACCGCCCGATCACTACGACGACATGCATCCCGGTGCGTTCGACGCCCAGGCGCGCCTCGCCTACATGGACGAGATGGGCATCTGGGCGATGGTCATGTATCCCAACGTCGGTGGCTTCGGCAGCCAGGTGTTCCTGCAGCTCGGTGATCCGGAATTGATGCGGACCTGCGTCGAGGTCTACAACGACTGGCAGACCGAATGGGCGTCGGCCGACAGCCGCCGCCTGCTGCCCATCACCTCGACACCTTTCTGGGACGTCGATGCGGCGGTCAAGGAGGTGCGACGCTGCGCCAGCATGGGCCATCGCGGCATCCTGTTCACCGGCGAGCCACAATCGTTCGGCCTGCCGGTGATCGGCGATAGGTATTGGAACCCGCTGTGGGAAACGGCGGTGGAGCTGGACCTGCCGCTGAGCTTCCACATCGGTTCGGGCAACATGGAAGCGGGCGTACAGAAACAGAAAATCGAGGCCTACGGCCGCATGGCGGCCTTCACCGAAGTATCGGTCGCGTTCTTCATGCGCAACGGCGTGCAGATGGCCGACCTGTTGATGTCGGGCGTGCTGGCGCGCTATCCGGGCATCAAGTTCGTGTCGGTGGAAAGCGGCATCGGCTGGATACCGTTTCTGCTCGAAGCGCTGGACTACCAGTTCCTGGGCAACCGCGTCAGCGAGGAACGCCCCGATCTCGACATGCTGCCTTCGCAGTACTTCGCGCGGAACATCTATGGCTGTTACTGGTTCGAGCAGGTGGCGCCGCGACGCCTGATCGACAAGGTCGGCGTCGACAACATCCTGTTCGAGACCGACTTCCCGCACCCGACATCGCTGTACGGCGCGGACGTACACGCGCGCATCGCGAGCGGCCTCGGTGAATGCGATGCCGACACGCGGCGCAAGATCCTGTGGAGCAATGCGCAGAAGCTGTACAAGGTCGAGGAACCGGGCGCCGCGGATCTCGCGCGCGCCTGAACGCTTCGTCGCCGATGTCGCAAATACCGGTCAGCAGCGCCTGCGTCGAGTTTCGCGAGACCCTGGCGCGCCACATCAAGGACCTGACACGCGCCGATCCCGAGCGGCATGGCACCGCCTGGTATTTCCTGCGCTACCTGAAACGCGTCGCCGTGCGCGCCGAGGCCAGTGCCAAGGCCAGCGACGCCAGCGGCGCGATGCGCGGCCTGACTCGTTTCTACGTGGATTCAGCGGCAGCGGACGCCGATCTCAGCGCGCGTTTCGACGAGGTGCTGGCGGCGCACCGGCATGCGCTGCGCGTCGAGCACACTCGACCGGCGGATTCCCTCTGTAGGTGCGAATTCATCCGGCACACGTTCGGGCGAAGACCGAACGTTCGACGTCAATGTGCGAATGAATTCGCACCTACAGGGCACGACCTCACACCGCCACGCGATGCATGGCCGCCGTCGCATCGTGCAATTCCTCGAACAGCTCCGCGAGCGGCACCGGCTTGCCGATGCCATAGCCCTGCAGGTAGTCGATGCCGAGCCGCGTCAGCACTTCGGCCTGCTGCGGTCCTTCGACGAATTCGGCGACCGTGGTCTTGTCCATGATGCGCGCGACTTCGGCGATCGATCGCACCATCGCTTCATCGAGTCGGTCGAGGGCGATGTTGCGCACGAAGATGCCGTCGATCTTGACCACGTCCACCGGCAGCGCCTTCAGGTAGGCGAAGGACGACAAGCCGCTGCCGAAATCATCGAGCGCGAAGCGGAAACCGCGCTGCTTGAGTCCGTTGATGAACGCCTGCGCGGTATTGATGCTGGCGATGGCGGCGGTTTCGGTGATCTCGAAACAGAACTTGGCGGCCGGCAGGTGGTGGGCGTGGAACTGCTGCTCGATGAAGGCCTGCAGCTCCTGGTCTGCCAATGACTGGCCGGAAATATTGATCGAGCACGACTCGATCAGCGCCAGGCAGTCGCGATGCGCGGCAAACCATTCACAGGTGTGGCGTATCACCCAGCGATCAAGGCGCGGCGCGAGGCCGAAGCGCTCCGCCGCCGGCAGGAACAGGCCGGGTGAAATCATGGCGCCGCGATCGTCGCGCATGCGCACCAGGATCTCGAGATGGGTGGACGGCGCCTCGGGTCGGCTGCGGGTCGCGCGTATCGGCTGCGCGTGCAGTTCGAAACGGTCGTGCTCCAGCGCGCGGTTGATGACCGCCACCGAGTCCACCTGCTGGCGATGGCGGTTCAGCTCGGCGTCGTCGGGATCGAACTGGTAGACGCGCCTACGGCCTATTTCCTTGGCCGCATAGCAGGCCGCGTCGGCCGCCTTCATGACGCTCGCCGCGCTGGTATCGGGTGACAAGAGCGCGACCAGGCCGATGCTCGCACCGGCATTGAAGAACTTGTCCTCCCAGGCGAAGCGGTGCGCCTCGATGGATTTGCACAGCTTGTCGGCGATGGCGCCGGCCTGCGCGCGCGTGCAGTGCTCGAGCAGGATCGCGAATTCATCGCCGCCGAGTCGCGCCACCGCGTCGTGCTTGCGCACGTGCTCGCGCAGCAGCGCCGCCACTTCCTTGAGCATGGCATCGCCGGCCTCGTGTCCGCAGGCATCGTTGATGACCTTGAAGCTGTCGAGATCGAGATACAGCACCGCGTGCTGGGTGGTGTCGATGCGGATCGATTCCAGCGCGCGTTTGAGGCGCGTCTCGAATTCGTGGCGGTTGAGCAGTTCCGTCAGCTCGTCGTGGGTTGCCTGGTAGGCGAGCCGGTCCGCCATGATGCGGGTGGTGGTGACATCCTGGATCTGTACGATGGCGCGCACACCGCCCTCGGTCGAGCGCAGGATCGGTGAGCCCGACACCATCACCCACAGCGGCGCGCCGTGGCAGGACGATTGGCGGGTCTCGAGACAGAACTCGCTGATGCGCCCGGCCAGCAGGGCGTTGAAGCGCTCGTGGAGACGCGCACCGTCCACCGCGTCGGCCAACGCCCAGAACGGCCGCTGCTGCCAATAGCCGGCGTCCGTGCCATAAATGCCCTCGGTGACACGGTTGGCATGCACCACCGCGCCGTCGGCGTCGATCAGGAGCATGCCGATGGGCGCATTGTGAAAGGCGCTGGCGAAGCGCGCCTCGGTCTGCTGCAGGGCCGAGGCCAGTTCCGCCGAACGGTTGAAATGACGACTGTAGTGCCGCCCGGCCGACAGCAGCGCCACGCCGAACAACATCGCCATCAAGGCCAAGGTGCGAAACACCGCGCTGTCGTGCAGTGCGCACCACAGCGACACGGGGAGCAGCATCAGCGGCACGTACAGGCGATAGCTGCCGAGCACCGGTGACAGGTGCACGATGCCGCCCGCGCTCAAGCCGGCCAGCACCGAGACGGCGAGGAACTGGTATTCGAAGGGTACGCCCGACATCATCAACACCGCGCCGACGCCCCAGGTCAGGCCGGTCAGTGCCACCAGCACGCAGAACTGCTGCTCGGCCTGGGCCACGGGCTGGCGGCCGGGACTGGCGAGGAAGCGCGTGCGCTGGTGCATGCGCAACATGCACAGGCCGCCGAGGCCCAGGTACCAGCTCGCGAGCATGCCGTGGTTGCCATAGGGCCACCACAGGCACAGCAGCAAGGTCGCGAGCGCGAGGTTGCAGATGAAGCCGAGCAGCGCCTGTTGGTGCACATACCCCAGGCGCAGTTCGCGCAGAGAGGTCTGGGCCGCATCGCTGGGCACGTATTCCAGCGCGGGCGGCAACTCGGTGGTGGCGGCCGAAAACATAGGCGTGAAGTCCGACAGGCTGCGCCGCGGCGCGTGATTCGAAATCATGGGGTGTCGCTTCAGGCGATGTGCGCGACGCGGCGCGCAGGCGCGGTGCGAGTCTCTGCACGGCGGGTGGGGTGCAGCGAATTCACGCCTGGCGCCCGGCAGGCACGGGCGTCGGCCGCGGTGTTCACCGCGCTATCGACGTGCCTGGCACCGGCCTGCCCTAGTGACATGGTCTCTCCAACAAGGCACCGGCACTGTCTCGCTTCCATGGAGGGGTGCGTTCCGGGATCGCCGGCGCTCACCGGTTAGCGGGTCGATCGAGGCCGGCCTTTAATCGCGCACGCGGCACGCCGGCGCGATGACCACGCTACAATGGCGCATGACCCGACTTCTCGCCCGCTATCACGTCGGCGCCGCCGCTGCCGACATCGACACCCGCGCCGCCGCCCTCGCCCTGGAACAAAGCATCGAGATGCCGCTCGCCGCGGTCACCAGCGCCTACGTGCGCGACGAAGTGGTGGCGCGCGTCGACGCCATCACCGAACTGGCGGCGGACCACTACGAAGTGACGCTCGCCATCGCCACCGCCACCGTCGGTCACGACATCGGCCAGCTCATGAACATGCTGTTCGGCAATTGCTCGCTGCAGGACGACGTGGTGCTCCACGACGTCGAGCTGCCCACCGACCTGCTCGGCCACTGGCAGGGCCCGCGCCATGGCCTGGCCGGCCTGCGCGCGCTGGTCGGCGCCGGCCCGCGCGCCCTGACCATGAGCGCCTTGAAGCCCCAGGGCCTGCCCGCCGCCGAACTGGCGACGCTGGCGGCGACCTTCGCCGCCGCCGGCATCGACATCATCAAGGACGACCATGGCATCGCCGACCAGGACTATGCGCCGTTCGCGGCGCGTGTGCGTGCCTGCCAGGCGGCCGTGGCGCGCGCCAACGCCGCCAGCGGCGGCCACGGCGTGTATGCCCCGACCCTGTCCGGCGGCCCGCGCCAGCTGGCCGCCCAGGCGCGCATCGTGCGCGAGGAAGGCGTGAAGATGGTGCTGGCCTGCCCGATGCTGATGGGCTTGCCGATGTTCGAGGAACTGGTGCGCGACGAACTCGATTGCGCGGTGCTTGCCCACCCTGCGCTGGGCGGCGCCGCGCGCATCGCGCCGCCGTTGCTGTTCGGCAAGCTGTTCCGCATGCTGGGCGCCGACGCCACGGTGTTCCCCAATCACGGCGGACGCTTCAGCTACAGCCCCGCGACCTGCGCCGCGCTGGCGCGCGCCGCGCTCTCGCCCTGGCACGACTACCGGCCCTGCGCGCCGGTGCCGGCCGGCGGCATGAGTGTCGAGCGCGTCGACGAAATGCTGGACTTCTACGGTCGCGACGTCATCCTCCTCATCGGCGGCGCGCTGCTGACGGCCGGCGCGGCGCTGCCGCAACGCGCCCGCGAATTCGTCAGCCGTGTCCACGCCGCCACAGTTGCAAGCGAGACCTCACCGCCATGAGCAATGACACCCATCGCCGCCACGACGGCCAGTTCCATTGGCAGGACGTCGACGTGCTGGCCTACAAGCAGAGCGGCGAAGCGCCGTTCAAGGACGTCACCCGCCAGGTGCTGTTCGAGGATCCCGAGCTCGGCTGCCAATGGCGTTATTTCGAAGTGGCGCCGGGCGGCCACACCACGCTCGAGCGTCACCAGCATGTGCACGCGGTGATGGTGGTGCGTGGCCGCGGTCGCGCGCTGGTGGGCGAACGCATCCACGAACTCGCCAACCACGACCTGGTCAAGGTGCCGCCGCTGACCTGGCACCAGTTCCGCGCGCCGGACGATGAGCCGCTGGGCTTTTTGTGCCTGGTCAATGCCGAACGTGACCGCCCGCAGTTGCCGCGCGAAGAGGATCTCGCGGCGCTGCGCGCGGATGCC encodes the following:
- a CDS encoding amidohydrolase family protein, which gives rise to MYDLVIKNGFVVDGSGGPRFPADVGVKNGKIVKIGRIKERAQRSIDAAGQVVSPGFVDGHTHMDAQIFWDPLGSCSCYHGVTTVIMGNCGFTLAPCAAKDADMVFRNLERAEDLSRDAMRAGIDWRWETFREYLDVLDGLPKGINYGGYIGHSALRTYVMGERAFSEQATPDELKRMQFEVQDAVRAGAIGFSTSRTYNHQTADDRPVASRIADWSEVRAIVNAMGETGAGIFELAGEAPGRSERRKKDYFERLTTLAVESGVPITFGMPSIRIAPDVWPDYYQLANDVCVAGGRMFVQAHSRSISTLLSFKSHTPFDTWDVWREIRAKPIDEQLALLRDPAVKRKLVEVANAPYTGPEIVGAEARPPEWDWFYYMRGIGDELLMSDIARERGLSGAEAMIDIALETNGNAFFRQPLANEDQDHVLTMMKHPRSVVTFSDSGAHVAQIMDSSLQTHLLSHWVRDKQAFTLEEAVRLITHDTATAWGLYDRGLVREGLNADLVIFDPDTIAQNMPELVNDLPAGAQRLKQTATGISTSIVNGEVLLENNVPTGNLPGRLVRGPLAR
- a CDS encoding amidohydrolase, coding for MPAYTIIDVDTHVTESADLWTSRVPARMRDAVPRLAKDKRGRHMWFLNGKPIAKLGLSATAGAGDMKEPPDHYDDMHPGAFDAQARLAYMDEMGIWAMVMYPNVGGFGSQVFLQLGDPELMRTCVEVYNDWQTEWASADSRRLLPITSTPFWDVDAAVKEVRRCASMGHRGILFTGEPQSFGLPVIGDRYWNPLWETAVELDLPLSFHIGSGNMEAGVQKQKIEAYGRMAAFTEVSVAFFMRNGVQMADLLMSGVLARYPGIKFVSVESGIGWIPFLLEALDYQFLGNRVSEERPDLDMLPSQYFARNIYGCYWFEQVAPRRLIDKVGVDNILFETDFPHPTSLYGADVHARIASGLGECDADTRRKILWSNAQKLYKVEEPGAADLARA
- a CDS encoding EAL domain-containing protein, coding for MISNHAPRRSLSDFTPMFSAATTELPPALEYVPSDAAQTSLRELRLGYVHQQALLGFICNLALATLLLCLWWPYGNHGMLASWYLGLGGLCMLRMHQRTRFLASPGRQPVAQAEQQFCVLVALTGLTWGVGAVLMMSGVPFEYQFLAVSVLAGLSAGGIVHLSPVLGSYRLYVPLMLLPVSLWCALHDSAVFRTLALMAMLFGVALLSAGRHYSRHFNRSAELASALQQTEARFASAFHNAPIGMLLIDADGAVVHANRVTEGIYGTDAGYWQQRPFWALADAVDGARLHERFNALLAGRISEFCLETRQSSCHGAPLWVMVSGSPILRSTEGGVRAIVQIQDVTTTRIMADRLAYQATHDELTELLNRHEFETRLKRALESIRIDTTQHAVLYLDLDSFKVINDACGHEAGDAMLKEVAALLREHVRKHDAVARLGGDEFAILLEHCTRAQAGAIADKLCKSIEAHRFAWEDKFFNAGASIGLVALLSPDTSAASVMKAADAACYAAKEIGRRRVYQFDPDDAELNRHRQQVDSVAVINRALEHDRFELHAQPIRATRSRPEAPSTHLEILVRMRDDRGAMISPGLFLPAAERFGLAPRLDRWVIRHTCEWFAAHRDCLALIESCSINISGQSLADQELQAFIEQQFHAHHLPAAKFCFEITETAAIASINTAQAFINGLKQRGFRFALDDFGSGLSSFAYLKALPVDVVKIDGIFVRNIALDRLDEAMVRSIAEVARIMDKTTVAEFVEGPQQAEVLTRLGIDYLQGYGIGKPVPLAELFEELHDATAAMHRVAV
- a CDS encoding ribulose 1,5-bisphosphate carboxylase → MTRLLARYHVGAAAADIDTRAAALALEQSIEMPLAAVTSAYVRDEVVARVDAITELAADHYEVTLAIATATVGHDIGQLMNMLFGNCSLQDDVVLHDVELPTDLLGHWQGPRHGLAGLRALVGAGPRALTMSALKPQGLPAAELATLAATFAAAGIDIIKDDHGIADQDYAPFAARVRACQAAVARANAASGGHGVYAPTLSGGPRQLAAQARIVREEGVKMVLACPMLMGLPMFEELVRDELDCAVLAHPALGGAARIAPPLLFGKLFRMLGADATVFPNHGGRFSYSPATCAALARAALSPWHDYRPCAPVPAGGMSVERVDEMLDFYGRDVILLIGGALLTAGAALPQRAREFVSRVHAATVASETSPP
- a CDS encoding cupin domain-containing protein; translated protein: MSNDTHRRHDGQFHWQDVDVLAYKQSGEAPFKDVTRQVLFEDPELGCQWRYFEVAPGGHTTLERHQHVHAVMVVRGRGRALVGERIHELANHDLVKVPPLTWHQFRAPDDEPLGFLCLVNAERDRPQLPREEDLAALRADAAMAEFIRL